The following proteins are co-located in the Pyrobaculum calidifontis JCM 11548 genome:
- a CDS encoding sulfite exporter TauE/SafE family protein: MDVVIFEGLLFVASLVIGVVAAMAGVGGGVVFTPLMLAFTQMDTTVIRAAGLALTMTTSAFGGRKYFLAGAARLNLVLFTSLFMSLGVVTGALVGIHVVKSLGKAGEAIIRLTLGVLLFFIVLIMLTVKPREVKSEASGWSRRLGLYGAFKDPATGEEVSYTAQRLLPTAFALFGVGLIGGAFGLGAGWALVPVLNLITGLPIKIAVATSTSTFIVANAPGLWAYVHEGVATPLVLAPALVGVAIGSNIGARLALKAKARVIRLVVISVMLIAAAPLVTRGLMGLGLI, translated from the coding sequence ATGGACGTCGTAATATTTGAAGGGCTTCTCTTCGTCGCGTCTTTAGTCATAGGCGTAGTGGCCGCAATGGCCGGGGTAGGGGGAGGCGTGGTATTTACGCCGCTCATGCTCGCCTTCACTCAAATGGACACCACAGTAATCAGAGCGGCGGGCCTGGCGCTGACGATGACCACGTCCGCCTTCGGCGGCAGAAAGTACTTTCTCGCCGGCGCGGCGAGACTTAACTTAGTCTTATTCACCTCGCTCTTCATGTCGCTGGGGGTAGTTACAGGGGCCCTAGTCGGCATACACGTAGTCAAATCGCTCGGCAAGGCTGGGGAAGCCATCATAAGGCTGACCCTTGGCGTCTTACTCTTCTTCATAGTATTGATAATGCTTACTGTAAAACCCCGTGAGGTAAAAAGCGAGGCCAGCGGGTGGTCGAGACGCCTAGGGCTGTACGGAGCCTTTAAAGACCCCGCCACAGGCGAGGAGGTTTCGTACACCGCGCAGAGGCTACTCCCCACCGCATTTGCGCTTTTCGGAGTAGGACTCATAGGCGGCGCCTTTGGCCTAGGCGCCGGGTGGGCCCTAGTCCCAGTCCTAAACCTAATAACGGGATTGCCAATAAAAATCGCCGTCGCCACATCTACATCCACCTTCATAGTGGCCAACGCGCCCGGCCTCTGGGCCTACGTCCACGAGGGAGTCGCAACACCTCTGGTGCTAGCCCCAGCCCTAGTCGGAGTCGCCATAGGGTCCAACATAGGCGCAAGACTCGCCCTCAAGGCTAAGGCCAGGGTCATTAGACTCGTCGTCATAAGCGTAATGCTCATCGCCGCGGCACCACTGGTGACAAGGGGCTTGATGGGGCTGGGGCTAATATGA
- a CDS encoding HpcH/HpaI aldolase family protein, with the protein MARAKLLMKAGMGATFGVWITIPHPEVVEILSNLPFDWFMFDMEHAPITVEKLETMLMPLRGSDIVPLARVPWNDPVEIKRVLDLGVAGVLVPWVNTREEAERAVKAVRYPPWGIRGVGPRRSVMYGFADVVKYYKEWDENYVLLVQVETAEAVENVEEIASVEGVTGLFVGPNDLSASLGAFRDFKNPKFTAALERVLAAAKSRGKLAGVMTYSPEEAARMVEMGFNFVALSHDVKYLVEGAKAFLRVKELLGRR; encoded by the coding sequence GTGGCGCGTGCCAAGTTGCTCATGAAGGCGGGCATGGGGGCAACCTTCGGCGTCTGGATCACTATCCCCCACCCCGAGGTGGTGGAGATTCTCTCCAATCTCCCCTTTGACTGGTTTATGTTCGACATGGAGCACGCCCCCATCACTGTGGAGAAGCTGGAGACCATGCTTATGCCGCTTAGGGGGAGCGACATTGTCCCACTGGCAAGGGTGCCGTGGAACGACCCCGTGGAGATTAAACGCGTGCTCGACCTGGGAGTGGCCGGGGTCCTCGTGCCGTGGGTTAACACTAGGGAAGAGGCAGAGCGCGCGGTTAAGGCGGTGCGCTATCCGCCGTGGGGCATAAGGGGAGTGGGGCCTCGGCGGAGCGTCATGTACGGCTTCGCAGACGTGGTAAAGTACTACAAGGAGTGGGACGAGAACTACGTCTTGCTGGTCCAAGTGGAGACGGCGGAGGCCGTGGAAAACGTTGAAGAAATCGCGTCGGTGGAGGGCGTCACCGGCCTCTTCGTGGGGCCCAACGACCTCTCGGCCTCCCTGGGCGCGTTTAGAGATTTTAAAAACCCCAAGTTCACCGCGGCGCTTGAAAGAGTGTTGGCCGCGGCCAAGAGCCGGGGCAAGCTGGCCGGAGTCATGACGTACAGCCCCGAGGAGGCGGCGAGGATGGTGGAGATGGGGTTCAACTTCGTGGCTCTTTCACACGACGTGAAGTACTTGGTGGAGGGGGCAAAAGCCTTTCTTAGAGTTAAGGAGCTACTCGGGCGGCGGTAG
- a CDS encoding DUF6955 family protein codes for MTYKFALVLDEKRLERIKGTPLESLIKSSFGGRVKTLDFEVPEDVAKRILSEFPAARVDSRGYIEDVPVAFRKAVFEAVAKHKSTGREVWDEVFSRLEEIKQMAAKEKEYLPPPE; via the coding sequence ATGACGTACAAATTCGCCCTGGTATTAGACGAAAAGCGGCTTGAGAGAATCAAGGGCACTCCGCTGGAGTCGTTGATAAAGTCCAGCTTCGGCGGCAGAGTCAAGACTCTGGACTTCGAAGTGCCAGAGGACGTGGCCAAGAGGATACTCTCGGAGTTCCCCGCCGCGAGAGTAGACAGCAGGGGCTACATAGAGGACGTCCCCGTGGCCTTTAGAAAGGCGGTGTTTGAGGCAGTGGCCAAGCACAAGTCCACGGGACGCGAGGTGTGGGACGAGGTGTTTTCGAGACTCGAGGAGATAAAGCAGATGGCCGCCAAGGAGAAGGAGTACCTACCGCCGCCCGAGTAG